In a genomic window of Trichoderma atroviride chromosome 4, complete sequence:
- a CDS encoding uncharacterized protein (EggNog:ENOG41~MEROPS:MER0047718~SECRETED:SignalP(1-18)), with protein MRALSLWSLAALVMGTASLKTEQHRMTDTPTGNVNAATNRYIIEVENGSIPYMARLFAAPSSRNSTYYRQFDCGDVFQGLVVETEIDNVDTLSNFRGVSNVWPMKTVPMTSAIQRVKAASEPKYHNYSMHQWTGVDQLHAQGIRGKGATVAIIDTGVDYTHEALGGCFGPGCKIAGGYDLVGTNWNSHNEKKFPREPDQDPMDFHGHGTHVAGIIAAENEWLVGVAPDAQVLSFKVFADNPWDTDEDVLIQAFCDAYGAGADIITASIGRPDGFADDPWALIASRIADKGVVVTISAGNEGNTGPFYSSSGANGHNVVSVAAINVTGNPNISTSDPNAAPLPALFTSWGPTNELLLKPDIGAPGFEIVSTVPGNSYESMSGTSMAAPYIAGVAALYISKHGGRELHGPGFAKMLANRIVSSGISIGWAADHVDSRFRAPPFQVGTGLVNALKVINHVTQLSFEPFSLSDSVQFRPKWNVDITNSGNQTVAYSFELEPQAGVEILDPHYGIKTVYQLEPLQIVPPVVLPEDVILSPGETRQVEFIFGPPEGISDDYLPLYGGKIWVRGNNDENLSIPYGGAAYDTEKAFDTMFLGDPFITDWGANWTWSFNPTRNRFDFIELSARLNYPCVHLRWDIFDTYWTENRWQYPPIVGKFGYIGSAATMKDADTFWYFDPNRMNKDDTISFPQLRVPRGYAKHWWFGKLANGSHIAPGNYTFRFAALRPYGNPNISDHWDIMQMPVRHIGVLPLNGTNSTLH; from the exons ATGCGGGCCCTCAGCCTTTGGAGCCTCGCCGCTCTCGTGATGGGGACAGCATCGCTGAAAACCGAGCAACATAGAATGACTGACACGCCTACTGGAAATGTCAATGCTGCCACAAATAGGTACATAATCGAAGTCGAAAAT GGGAGCATTCCATACATGGCTCGTCTGTTTGCAGCACCGTCATCGAGAAACAGCACCTATTATAGACAGTTTGATTGCGGTGATGTATTTCAAGGATTGGTCGTCGAGACTGAAATTGACAACGTCGACACCTTAAGCAACTTTCGGGGTGTGTCCAACGTCTGGCCAATGAAGACTGTGCCCATGACATCCGCCATACAGAGAGTAAAGGCTGCTTCTGAACCCAAATATCACAACTATTCAATGCATCAATGGACCGGCGTCGATCAGCTTCACGCTCAAGGTATTCGAGGCAAAGGCGCCACCGTTGCAATTATCGATACAGGCGTCGATTACACCCACGAAGCG CTTGGCGGGTGTTTTGGCCCAGGCTGCAAAATTGCTGGAGGCTACGATCTTGTTGGTACAAATT GGAACTCGCATAATGAGAAAAAGTTTCCAAGGGAGCCAGATCAAGATCCTATGGATTTTCATGGCCACGGAACCCATGTGGCCGGCATCATTGCAGCGGAAAACGAATG GCTTGTTGGAGTTGCTCCTGATGCACAGGTTCTTTCATTCAAAGTTTTTGCCGAC AATCCCTGGGACACTGACGAAGATGTACTCATCCAGGCGTTTTGTGACGCATATGGTGCTGGG GCCGACATCATTACGGCAAGTATCGGCAGACCTGATGGGTTTGCTGATGATCCCTGGGCTCTCATTGCCAGCAGAATTGCCGACAAGGGTGTTGTGGTCACAATTTCAGCCGGGAATGAAGGCAACACTGGACCGTTTTATTCAAGCAGCGGCGCCAACGGCCATAATGTCGTGTCTGTGGCTGCCATTAACGTAACTGGAAATCCAAATATCAGCACTTCTGATCCCAACGCAGCGCCTCTTCCCGCTCTATTTACCTCATGGGGCCCAACGAATGAGTTGCTGCTCAAACCTGATATTGGCGCTCCAGGATTCGAGATCGTTAGCACGGTGCCAGGCAACAGCTACGAGTCTATGAGCGGGACATCCATGGCCGCACCATATATCGCAGGCGTTGCGGCGCTGTACATATCCAAGCACGGTGGCCGTGAACTACATGGTCCGGGATTTGCAAAAATGCTAGCAAACCGTATCGTTTCCAGTGGAATCAGCATTGGCTGGGCTGCTGATCATGTTGATTCCCGGTTCAGAGCTCCTCCATTTCAAGTAGGTACCGGCCTTGTCAACGCTCTCAAAGTCATCAATCATGTTACTCAGCTATCCTTTGAACCATTTTCTCTGTCAGATTCCGTACAGTTTCGCCCCAAGTGGAACGTCGACATAACCAACTCGGGGAACCAAACAGTTGCATATTCTTTTGAGCTTGAGCCGCAAGCTGGAGTAGAAATCCTGGATCCGCATTACGGGATAAAAACAGTCTATCAGCTCGAGCCGTTGCAGATTGTGCCACCAGTAGTGCTGCCTGAAGATGTCATCTTATCTCCTGGAGAGACGCGGCAGGTCGA GTTCATCTTCGGCCCACCAGAGGGTATAAGTGATGATTATCTACCTTTATACGGCGGAAAGATTTGGGTCAGAGGAAACAATGACGAAAACCTCTCCATTCCCTACGGAG GGGCAGCTTACGATACCGAGAAAGCCTTCGACACCATGTTTTTGGGAGACCCCTTCATCACAGATTGGGGTGCGAATTGGAC GTGGTCTTTCAACCCAACCAGAAACCGGTTCGACTTTATTGAGCTATCCGCACGTCTCAATTACCCGTGCGTTCATCTCCGCTGGGAT ATCTTCGATACATATTGGACAGAGAACCGCTGGCAATATCCCCCCATTGTCGGGAAATTCGGCTATATAGGCTCTGCAGCTACAATGAAAGATGCTGATACCTTTTGGTATTTCGACCCAAACCGTATGAACAAGGACGACACGATATCATTTCCGCAACTGAGAGTCCCTCGGGGCTATGCCAAACATTGGTGGTTTGGCAAGCTGGCAAACGGAAGCCATATTGCGCCAGGCAATTATAC GTTCCGCTTCGCCGCTTTGCGGCCTTATGGCAACCCCAACATCTCCGATCACTGGGATATAATGCAGATGCCTGTTCGACATATCGGAGTGTTGCCACTTAATGGGACAAATTCCACCTTGCACTGA
- a CDS encoding uncharacterized protein (TransMembrane:1 (i64-83o)), with product MAALETRPSQRRPKRPASRSLSDQAERSGTAMASLRSTAVSPQCQSLSSRLRGRRLGLLRSRCLLLRGFLIRAICLWISNSMFRINIQISTRGIDRKRIRDTTPLQAPTATSQSRRWKSSASLPPRRPIAAANPLPSKPSTDSSKTRDTPQHSKSPRQAQPSSSRSPPRSSPPFFHFGALSVRLFYWRVHEVVESYGKGASTPPASLIGQVLFRDMYFAAQAALGQSFAQTATNAYCRFIPWHLPSKRDPETGFTTGDYHIDKPEAEEWFQRWKAGVTGFPWIDALMRQLKQEGWIHHLGRHSLACFLTRGGCYVDWERGAEVFEELLIDHEPACNIGNWQWLACVAFFAQYYRCYSPVSFGQKWDKNGDFIRRWVPELKKVKAKYIYEPWKMPLVDQKQAGVRVTGGGLSERQEGSYPKPMFDFDERRSICLSAMKNAYAVGLHGNDEKVLDGSWRSLFPSPDEAEVMGEYESDYGETADIGDEEEDQEELNGDSAGIKRAARKNSADAKTKKQKT from the coding sequence ATGGCCGCTCTCGAGACGAGGCCGTCGCAAAGGCGGCCCAAGAGGCCGGCGTCAAGGTCATTATCCGATCAGGCAGAACGCTCTGGGACAGCGATGGCATCGTTGAGAAGCACGGCGGTAAGCCCACAATGTCAATCGCTCAGCTCCAGGCTGCGGGGAAGAAGATTGGGCCTGTTGCGAAGCCGCTGCCTGCTCCTGAGAGGTTTCCTGATCCGGGCGATATGCCTGTGGATTTCGAACAGCATGTTCCGGATAAACATCCAGATTTCAACGCGGGGTATAGATCGGAAAAGGATACGGGATACAACGCCATTGCAGGCCCCAACGGCGACTTCGCAATCGAGACGTTGGAAGAGCTCGGCTTCGCTCCCGCCACGACGCCCCATCGCGGCGGCGAATCCATTGCCCTCAAAACCCTCGACGGACTCATCAAAAACAAGAGATACACCGCAACATTCGAAAAGCCCAAGACAAGCCCAGCCCAGTTCGAGCCGCAGTCCACCAcgctcctctccccccttcttccacttcgGCGCCCTCTCCGTCCGCCTCTTCTACTGGCGCGTCCACGAAGTCGTCGAATCATACGGCAAAGGcgcatcaacgccgccagcGAGTCTCATCGGCCAAGTCCTCTTCCGCGACATGTACTTTGCCGCCCAAGCAGCCCTCGGCCAGTCCTTTGCGCAGACAGCCACAAACGCTTACTGCCGCTTCATTCCGTGGCATCTGCCCTCCAAGCGGGATCCAGAAACGGGCTTTACCACGGGAGACTACCACATCGACAAGCCAGAAGCCGAGGAATGGTTCCAGAGATGGAAAGCCGGCGTCACGGGCTTCCCCTGGATCGACGCCCTGATGCGCCAGCTCAAGCAAGAGGGCTGGATCCATCATCTCGGGAGACACAGCCTCGCCTGCTTCCTCACCCGCGGCGGCTGCTACGTCGACTGGGAGCGCGGCGCCGAAGTCTTTGAGGAATTGCTCATCGATCACGAGCCGGCCTGCAACATTGGCAACTGGCAGTGGCTCGCTTGCGTCGCCTTTTTCGCGCAGTACTATCGCTGCTATAGCCCCGTATCATTTGGCCAGAAGTGGGATAAGAATGGCGACTTTATCCGCCGTTGGGTCCCAGAGCTCAAAAAGGTAAAGGCAAAATACATCTACGAGCCGTGGAAAATGCCCCTCGTGGACCAGAAGCAGGCCGGCGTAAGAGTAACTGGCGGCGGTCTTTCAGAGCGCCAAGAGGGATCGTACCCCAAGCCCATGTTTGACTTTGATGAGCGACGAAGCATCTGTTTGTCGGCTATGAAGAATGCCTATGCGGTGGGTTTGCACGGTAATGATGAAAAGGTTTTGGACGGAAGCTGGCGGTCACTGTTTCCATCCCCCGATGAGGCTGAGGTCATGGGTGAGTATGAAAGTGATTATGGGGAGACCGCAGATATtggagatgaggaagaagaccaagaagagTTGAATGGAGACTCTGCAGGGATCAAGCGTGCGGCGAGAAAAAACAGTGCAGAtgccaagacaaagaagcagaaaacaTAA
- a CDS encoding uncharacterized protein (TransMembrane:6 (o24-41i48-70o76-97i109-132o144-164i330-353o)): MFEQAFQIISSGAVTDNGAVTPEQLSIAAALIPLLAFPLLPPLHSHKVVFWSSLLNLVSYTFNYALWIHGAPYIHLPYFAVCMTVLSLMLGWWIVFGEKPYTEWEKDEVSWSGYVACGLASLKFATLGGYLIPFDNLFVWRNTALLLLWCTLVVLAVVGIFATFRKPFSTFFFQFTTRRVPVLFWLDRFAIQTHADIEAGGYTAVNSQSYSDDDVLAVFTGVTMDDTDNDADDEAGDTTDQEAREDEIPDARHRAEQDEEESPEGQYFGRYFVPYPGFESRFEQRFTPDPSQQFKRHFEPQSGQRSEREAGQHGQAGGITGKTVDERCTLWGIAAMGFVCASVPVLLALQYIALN, from the coding sequence ATGTTTGAACAAGCCTTCCAAATTATATCCAGCGGTGCCGTCACAGACAACGGCGCCGTCACTCCGGAGCAGCTCAGCATAGCGGCAGCTCTGATTCCCCTCCTGGcattccctcttctcccgcCCCTGCACTCTCACAAAGTGGTCTTTTGGTCGTCTCTTCTAAACTTGGTGTCCTACACGTTCAACTACGCACTATGGATCCACGGGGCCCCCTACATCCATTTGCCCTACTTTGCGGTCTGCATGACCGTTCTATCCTTGATGCTTGGGTGGTGGATCGTATTCGGAGAGAAGCCCTACACGGAATGGGAAAAGGATGAAGTATCGTGGAGTGGCTACGTCGCTTGTGGCCTTGCTTCATTGAAATTTGCTACGCTCGGCGGCTACTTGATTCCCTTTGACAATCTCTTTGTATGGAGGAACAcggctctgcttctgctgtgGTGTACCCTTGTCGTTTTGGCTGTGGTTGGAATATTTGCAACATTCCGAAAACCATTCTCGACATTCTTTTTCCAGTTTACGACTCGTCGAGTGCCGGTGCTGTTTTGGCTCGACCGATTTGCCATTCAAACCCACGCAGACATCGAGGCCGGGGGCTACACTGCAGTGAACAGCCAGAGCTATTCAGACGACGATGTGCTGGCGGTCTTTACCGGCGTCACGATGGACGACACCGACAacgatgccgatgatgaAGCCGGCGATACGACCGATCAAGAAGCCAGAGAAGACGAAATACCAGATGCCCGGCACCGTGCCGaacaagacgaagaagagagcccTGAAGGGCAATACTTTGGACGGTACTTTGTGCCATATCCTGGGTTCGAATCACGCTTTGAGCAGCGCTTTACACCAGACCCCAGCCAACAGTTCAAACGACACTTTGAGCCGCAGTCTGGACAGCGCTCTGAGCGGGAAGCCGGGCAACACGGCCAAGCTGGCGGCATCACAGGCAAAACAGTGGATGAAAGATGCACGCTTTGGggcatcgccgccatgggATTTGTGTGTGCCTCTGTGCCGGTGCTGTTGGCTCTGCAGTACATTGCCCTGAACTAG
- a CDS encoding uncharacterized protein (TransMembrane:5 (n5-15c20/21o59-81i203-229o249-269i328-347o353-373i)~SECRETED:SignalP(1-20)), with the protein MSKRLILFLLCSITINVVNASGLDDFSNNLASDLGPLLSLLGEATTIQYLSESTESIDYFIFAMAPIGIISTITAVIRLYGNSSLRAFIGKAKERQITAEAELCTSTSEDVCELFDKGGITRVFGRSDIIELVYIPTELNAEPRFHLFTQYLKNDAGNTRWSEISKRKRHAGSDSAKSDSKYVEFAPKPNISLNLGLKRQSTVVLYIVAAIGLMLQSGIIIFAGIGPWILGWNAQKLSSEAAQDYAPGIFIAGTVALCLGIWSCAVLVGQTSDGRTFKRRDDSSRIYWVQLGRQVIGDQTFHAFIHSDEREPLTTWTSWTKLPQKKDFAIYIAISLVILGYIAQFIGLRGLNAWVSIAQLAITLVMSILRGALRMHRLDMGVNLLQSSFGNDNDSAELDEWVAGHELDWLAVEVSGKRASKKETSIQETPKEGSSKKQIHMGGASEETHQKNFIWHITGQHENATTGTDEADKNLLFRNRIRLSHLTGHCSINKIKADDYQLWEDDRVKVRLKAKDLSAAISHAAATLLPDSTIKETIDLKVKVMVKNDPFPIPAPEEVDLSQTEEAALAQFLETISIKMMPPNGLDHVNWTTDSSQLEAVLGLWYWSMTSKKDKHDESVSSLIVKRKKRVFKIISACYGSQKLGNSIEAYMSLWQGSSHLKYERFSLKINKKNKYSLADFWLPVGDQNGTVKKIRRIDENSISNYFQKSHRICGWNVVYDLLQRDDTFKEDDIKIQGFWIKANEDPLLDMCVQELYTTLLHSMKYLGFREIENRNMSTREAGWNLQIEDSAITALADFFKDNELGTYADAISCLVPLLRSEFR; encoded by the coding sequence ATGTCAAAACGCTTaatcctctttcttctttgttccatcaccatcaatgTCGTCAATGCCAGTGGCCTCGATGATTTCTCCAATAACCTGGCATCAGACCTTGGCCCTCTTCTTTCGCTGCTGGGAGAAGCCACCACTATCCAATATCTCAGCGAAAGTACGGAATCCATTGATTATTTCATCTTTGCTATGGCCCCTATCGGCATTATCAGCACAATCACGGCTGTTATTCGCTTATATGGAAACTCCTCCCTCAGAGCATTTATCGGAAAGGCGAAAGAAAGACAAATTACAGCGGAGGCGGAGCTCTGCACATCCACAAGTGAAGACGTTTGCGAATTATTCGACAAAGGCGGCATCACTCGAGTCTTTGGACGGTCGGATATTATAGAGCTTGTTTACATACCCACAGAGCTTAATGCAGAACCGAGATTCCATCTGTTCACGCAATATTTAAAAAATGATGCAGGAAACACTCGCTGGTCCGAAATctcaaagagaaagagacacGCTGGTTCCGATAGCGCTAAGTCGGATTCTAAATATGTGGAGTTTGCGCCAAAGCCGAATATCTCTCTTAATTTAGGGCTTAAACGACAGTCAACGGTGGTTCTCTACATCGTAGCCGCTATTGGTCTTATGCTACAGTCAGGTATCATTATCTTTGCTGGTATTGGTCCCTGGATCCTTGGTTGGAACGCTCAAAAGCTTAGCAGCGAAGCCGCTCAAGATTACGCACCGGGAATCTTCATTGCTGGCACAGTCGCTTTATGCTTGGGTATATGGAGTTGTGCTGTACTAGTTGGGCAAACATCTGATGGAAGGACATTTAAACGAAGAGACGATTCTTCGAGAATTTACTGGGTGCAGCTAGGGCGACAGGTCATTGGAGACCAAACGTTCCACGCCTTCATACACTCAGATGAAAGAGAACCGCTCACAACCTGGACTTCGTGGACAAAATTACCCCAGAAAAAAGATTTTGCAATCTACATCGCCATTTCATTGGTCATTCTAGGCTACATCGCCCAATTTATTGGTCTTCGCGGACTGAACGCGTGGGTTTCTATTGCTCAGCTGGCTATTACCCTTGTTATGAGCATCTTGCGGGGTGCTTTGAGAATGCACCGGCTGGATATGGGCGTCAATCTTTTACAATCTTCTTTCGGGAATGACAATGATTCGGCCGAATTGGATGAATGGGTTGCTGGCCATGAGCTTGATTGGTTGGCTGTTGAGGTTTCCGGGAAGAGGGCCTCTAAGAAGGAGACATCGATTCAAGAGACACCTAAGGAAGGGTCATCCAAGAAACAGATACATATGGGAGGCGCATCGGAAGAAACCCACCAGAAGAATTTCATCTGGCATATTACAGGGCAGCATGAAAATGCTACGACCGGCACAGACGAAGCAGACAAAAACCTCCTCTTCCGCAATAGGATTCGTCTCTCCCATTTGACCGGTCATTGTTCTATTAACAAAATAAAAGCGGATGATTATCAGCTTTGGGAAGATGATCGAGTTAAAGTCCGCCTTAAAGCCAAGGATCTGAGTGCAGCAATATCTCACGCAGCGGCAACTCTTTTGCCCGATTCTACAATCAAGGAGACCATTGATTTGAAAGTAAAGGTTATGGTTAAGAATGATCCTTTTCCCATACCTGCACCTGAAGAAGTTGATCTTTCCCAgactgaagaagctgctcttgcCCAATTTCTGGAAACTATTTCCATCAAAATGATGCCACCAAATGGCTTAGATCATGTCAACTGGACAACCGACTCATCACAGCTGGAAGCAGTTCTGGGGCTTTGGTATTGGTCTATGACGTCCAAGAAAGACAAGCATGATGAGAGTGTTTCCTCTCTCATCGTGAAACGCAAGAAAAGGGTGTTCAAGATAATATCCGCTTGTTACGGAAGCCAAAAGTTGGGTAACTCCATCGAGGCATATATGAGCCTATGGCAAGGGTCTAGCCACCTCAAATATGAAAGGTTTTCGCTGAAGAtaaacaagaaaaacaaaTATAGTCTCGCAGACTTTTGGCTTCCCGTCGGAGATCAGAACGGGACTGTTAAGAAAATTCGAAGAATAGATGAGAACTCAATCTCTAATTATTTTCAAAAATCACACAGAATTTGCGGGTGGAATGTAGTATACGACCTACTACAACGAGATGACACCTTCAAAGAGGACGATATCAAGATTCAAGGGTTTTGGATAAAAGCTAATGAAGATCCATTGCTTGATATGTGCGTCCAAGAACTATATACTACTCTTTTGCACTCTATGAAATATCTGGGCTTTCGGGAGATAGAAAATAGAAATATGTCGACCCGTGAAGCGGGATGGAACCTTCAGATAGAAGATTCGGCTATTACAGCCCTTGCAGacttcttcaaagacaacGAGTTGGGGACATATGCCGACGCAATTTCTTGTCTTGTGCCTTTGTTACGGTCGGAGTTTCGCTGA
- a CDS encoding uncharacterized protein (EggNog:ENOG41), giving the protein MGQSLFDRIQAKLELFRLEKRYTRRRNRRSTFVSNAVYVDGEYVYQTPNSTGSSSESNASRSDALHGDRASPTPRFPLPSMSTEPTTPTMETLPERKKLNRFSSMPGFGSRSEEQRTVQRRTSMIR; this is encoded by the coding sequence ATGGGCCAGAGTCTCTTCGACCGCATCCAGGCTAAGCTGGAGCTCTTCCGCCTTGAGAAACGCTACACCCGTCGCCGCAACCGTCGCTCAACCTTCGTCTCCAATGCCGTCTATGTGGACGGCGAGTACGTCTACCAAACTCCCAACAGCACCGGCTCCTCCTCAGAGTCCAACGCATCCCGCAGCGACGCCCTACACGGCGACCGCGCATCGCCCACTCCCAGATTTCCCCTGCCCTCCATGTCGACTGAACCCACGACTCCTACCATGGAGACACTGCCTGAGCGCAAGAAGTTGAACCGCTTCAGCTCAATGCCTGGCTTTGGATCACGATCAGAGGAGCAGAGAACAGTTCAGCGCCGAACCAGCATGATCCGATAA
- a CDS encoding uncharacterized protein (EggNog:ENOG41): MDPSQQSSGAPTLSPEVIAFAGRMYDAARTGDVAVFEQALPAGLPANMTNEKGDTLLMLAAYHGHAELVRLLIQHGADPNRVNDRGQSPLAGAVFKKEDAVIEVLVEGGADPDYGKPTAMECIALFQQEDVWKAKFEAAPGRGKGKPPSPTL; encoded by the exons ATGGACCCCTCACAGCAATCTTCAGGCGCTCCGACGCTCTCGCCCGAAGTCATTGCATTTGCTGGACGAATGTACGATGCTGCCAGAACTGGCGATGTCGCCGTATTTGAGCAAGCTCTTCCGGCTGGATTGCCGGCAAATATGACAAACGAAAAGGGAGACACATTG CTCATGCTCGCAGCATATCACGGACACGCAGAACTTGTTAGACTGCTGATACAACACGGCGCCGACCCGAATCGTGTCAACGACAGAGGGCAGAGTCCCCTTGCCGGAGCCGTGttcaagaaggaggatgCTGTTATTGAG GTCCTAGTAGAGGGCGGCGCAGACCCAGATTACGGAAAACCAACCGCCATGGAGTGTATCGCCTTGTTTCAGCAGGAAGATGTGTGGAAAGCCAAGTTTGAAGCAGCGCCAGGCAGAGGCAAGGGAAAGCCGCCTTCTCCAACTTTATAA
- a CDS encoding uncharacterized protein (EggNog:ENOG41), translating into MAYTKGGLPLRTGQTFTLKADKDRPELVPSFELLKLSWDMLRIIAISGAAEPKALWKEDGRGSNAWADDVSSRLRSWMGQDDQMEDDESETVDSRD; encoded by the coding sequence ATGGCCTATACAAAGGGTGGGCTGCCCCTTAGGACTGGACAGACTTTTACTCTCAAGGCGGATAAGGATAGGCCCGAATTGGTTCCAAGCTTTGAATTACTGAAGCTTTCCTGGGACATGTTGCGTATCATTGCAATTAGTGGTGCCGCAGAACCAAAAGCGTTGTGGAAGGAGGATGGTCGTGGTTCGAATGCCTGGGCTGACGACGTGTCGTCTCGATTACGAAGCTGGATGGGCCAAGATGATCAaatggaagatgacgagtcTGAGACTGTCGACTCTCGTGACTAG
- a CDS encoding uncharacterized protein (EggNog:ENOG41), which translates to MSGYYNEDNKYPPQEGYHHQQQGGSANSYYEQGNNDQYRTQYQQPPPPYGQEGQHGHGQPSFGEQSYAQQGYGQQSYGQQGYGQQGFGGEPQDGERGMMGALAGGAAGAFGGAKFGGQATGHSKTSGVVGAIVGAIAGSKLQDGVSDWRHERKDEKQDAERWEAEQRRRREEEHREERYEERRHRSRSRSRSRSHSRRRRSHSSSSSSSRSSHHRRRSGSRSRGHTITVQQGETLRGIAARYGTSYEEIARHNGIDNPDMIYPGQVLRVPGRY; encoded by the coding sequence ATGAGCGGCTACTACAACGAAGACAACAAGTACCCGCCCCAGGAGGgctaccaccaccagcagcagggcgGCTCCGCCAACTCCTACTACGAGCAGGGCAACAACGACCAGTACCGCACACAATACCAGCAGCCCCCGCCGCCGTACGGACAGGAGGGCCagcacggccacggccagccGAGCTTTGGCGAGCAGAGCTATGCTCAGCAAGGCTATGGCCAACAGAGCTACGGCCAGCAGGGCTACGGCCAGCAGggctttggcggcgagcCCCAGGACGGCGAGCGAGGCATGATGGGCGCCCTGGCCGGCGGTGCTGCCGGAGCCTTTGGCGGCGCCAAGTTCGGCGGCCAGGCCACCGGCCACTCCAAGACCAgcggcgtcgtcggcgcCATCGTCGGGGCCATTGCCGGCTCGAAGCTGCAGGACGGCGTCTCCGACTGGCGGCACGAGCGAAAGGACGAGAAGCAGGACGCCGAGCGCTGGGAGGCCGAGCAGCGGCGGAGACGCGAGGAGGAGCACCGCGAGGAGCGCTACGAGGAGCGCAGACACCGCAGCCGGTCCCGAAGCCGATCCCGCAGCCACTCTCGCCGGCGTCGCTCgcacagctccagcagcagctccagccgcTCGTcacaccaccgccgccgctcggGCTCCCGGTCTCGCGGCCACACCATCACGGTCCAGCAGGGAGAGACGCTGCGAGGCATTGCCGCCCGCTATGGAACGTCGTATGAGGAGATTGCGAGGCACAACGGCATTGATAACCCGGATATGATTTACCCTGGCCAGGTCCTGAGGGTGCCTGGACGGTATTAG
- a CDS encoding uncharacterized protein (EggNog:ENOG41~TransMembrane:10 (i71-92o112-134i141-160o166-186i198-218o230-252i273-297o309-328i340-359o365-383i)), which produces MRSASFSSAVTAVADDDWRVDEEIDFKLHFKIEELDGIEKLSRRGSDLESNYKLAGVEDALDSYPDGGLEAWLVVLGGWCALVCTFGLINSVGVFEQYYVSGPLKEYNQSTVSWIISALVFLQIFCGSIFGLMFDNYGPRWLLWGGSVTFIFGLMMLSFSTEYYQIFLSQGIVSAIGSAAVFHAAMSSIASWFQKNRAAAYGVLVTGSSFGGLFWPLMMDKLIAEIGFPWMMRVMSLIFMFLLAFACLMIKTRLPPKPRRFVVKEYLDNLKDIRLAVTSVAAFFFMLGMFLPFNYVLLQAEKAGFSPTLIPYLLPILNTVSIFGRLLSGVAADKVGRFNMMASLTFFSALVCLVVWIPIKSVAGIIFFVSIFGFASGGVHRHLHSPCRADIRH; this is translated from the exons ATGCgctctgcctctttctcttctgctgTCACAGCtgtggctgatgatgattggCGAGTGGACGAAGAAATCGACTTTAAACTACATTTCAAGATTGAAGAACTTGATGGCATAGAGAAACTTTCACGTCGTGGGTCTGACTTGGAGTCAAACTACAAACTTGCCGGGGTGGAAGATGCATTGGACTCGTATCCGGATGGCGGGCTGGAGGCCTGGCTGGTTGTGCTTGGTGGATGGTGTGCCCTGGTGTGCACTTTTGGACTCATCAACTCGGTTGGGGTGTTTGAGCAGTATTACGTATCCGGGCCTCTGAAGGAGTATAATCAGTCGACTGTGAGTTGGATTATATCGGCGCTGGTGTTTTTGCAAATCTTTTGCGGATCAATA TTTGGTCTCATGTTCGACAACTACGGGCCGCGATGGCTCTTGTGGGGAGGCTCCGTCACCTTCATCTTCGGCCTCATGAtgctctccttctccacagAGTACTACCAGATATTTCTCTCCCAGGGCATCGTTTCCGCCATCGGCTCCGCCGCCGTATTCCACGCGGCCATGTCCTCCATTGCCAGCTGGTTCCAGAAGAACCGCGCCGCTGCTTATGGCGTCCTGGTCACGGGCTCATCTTTCGGCGGGCTGTTCTGGCCCCTTATGATGGACAAGCTGATTGCAGAGATTGGCTTCCCCTGGATGATGCGAGTAATGTCACTCATATTCATGTTTCTACTTGCCTTTGCGTGCTTGATGATCAAGACGAGGTTGCCACCGAAGCCGCGCCGATTTGTCGTCAAGGAGTACTTGGACAACCTCAAGGATATCCGGTTGGCAGTTACTTCCGTGGCTGCGTTTTTCTTCATGCTGGGCATGTTTTTACCTTTCAACTACGTCCTCCTCcaggctgagaaggctggCTTCTCCCCGACTTTGATTCCGTATCTACTGCCCATACTCAACACCGTGAGCATCTTTGGGCGACTTCTTTCCGGTGTGGCTGCCGACAAGGTTGGTAGATTCAACATGATGGCATCACTCACGTTTTTTTCCGCCCTTGTCTGCCTTGTGGTCTGGATACCCATCAAAAGCGTCGCCGGCATTATCTTCTTCGTTTCTATATTCGGCTTTGCTTCAGGGGGGGTTCATCGGCATTTGCACAGCCCTTGTCGCGCAGATATCCGACATTAG